The following proteins are encoded in a genomic region of Acidobacteriota bacterium:
- a CDS encoding phosphotyrosine protein phosphatase: MFLCSQNKLRSPTAERVFRGTPGLDVRSAGLDADAVVPLTRELLEWADLVLVMEKRHRNLIQKRFKDLYRTRRIVCLHIPDEFEFMDEGLVRLLRERAGPLINPPPGHF; the protein is encoded by the coding sequence CTGTTCCTGTGCAGCCAGAACAAGCTGCGCAGCCCCACCGCCGAGCGAGTCTTCCGCGGCACACCGGGTCTGGATGTCCGCTCGGCGGGACTCGACGCCGACGCCGTGGTGCCGCTCACGCGGGAACTTCTCGAGTGGGCCGACCTGGTGCTGGTTATGGAAAAACGCCACCGCAACCTCATCCAGAAGCGGTTCAAGGACCTATACCGGACCCGGCGGATCGTCTGCCTCCACATCCCCGACGAGTTCGAATTCATGGACGAGGGCCTCGTCCGGCTGCTGCGCGAACGCGCCGGCCCGCTCATCAACCCGCCGCCCGGCCACTTCTAG
- the mobB gene encoding molybdopterin-guanine dinucleotide biosynthesis protein B, whose amino-acid sequence MIPILSVVGKSDSGKTTLLEKLIPELTRRGWRVATVKHDSHGFEVDHPGKDSYRHKQAGAHTAIIASPWRLALIRDVERDLTLDEIRDRFIQDVDLVLSEGYKSDRQPKIEVFRPEQHGEPICKRSDGLVALVSDTDVDLGVPRFGLDDAAGLAGFIETRFLEQPRPGHVSVRVDGRAVPMKSFVRDFIAGAVRGMLGALKDCNSKGTIDVHVEREKEEGE is encoded by the coding sequence ATGATCCCCATTCTCTCCGTAGTCGGCAAGTCCGACTCAGGCAAGACCACCCTGCTTGAAAAGCTCATTCCGGAACTCACCCGGCGCGGCTGGCGCGTGGCAACGGTGAAGCACGATTCCCACGGCTTCGAAGTGGACCACCCGGGCAAGGACAGCTACCGGCACAAGCAAGCCGGCGCCCACACCGCCATCATTGCCTCGCCGTGGCGGCTGGCGCTGATCCGGGACGTGGAGCGGGATCTGACGCTGGACGAGATCCGCGACCGGTTCATCCAGGACGTGGACCTGGTCCTGTCCGAAGGATACAAGAGCGACCGCCAGCCCAAGATCGAGGTGTTCCGGCCCGAGCAGCATGGTGAGCCCATCTGCAAGCGGAGCGACGGCCTGGTGGCCCTGGTCAGCGACACCGACGTCGACCTCGGCGTCCCCCGTTTCGGACTCGACGACGCCGCCGGACTGGCCGGGTTCATCGAGACGCGTTTCCTGGAGCAGCCGCGGCCCGGCCACGTCAGCGTGCGTGTGGACGGGCGGGCGGTGCCCATGAAATCATTCGTCCGTGATTTCATCGCCGGCGCTGTCCGCGGAATGCTGGGCGCACTGAAGGATTGCAACTCGAAGGGGACCATCGACGTGCATGTGGAGCGGGAGAAGGAGGAGGGTGAATAG
- a CDS encoding molybdopterin-dependent oxidoreductase: MAIYTTACPRNCYSTCSLRVEVLDGRIRRIEPHPGNRATADGVCLKGLSYLERVYSPDRILTPLRRTATGAFVPIPWDDALDLITDKLQRLHDDPGPQSVLYYTGSGTKGLLNGVGMSFWRRWGGCTTTYGDLCWPAGLEATRLTLGEVKHNAPWDLANARLIVMWGKNTAETNVHQMAHVDAALVAGARLVVIDPRRTETAERAELLIQPRPGTDGALALGVAHLLIRNGWIDRPFIDAHVLGFDAFAERAALWPPERAAATAEVPVAAVHRLAELMGTVRPVTVSPGFGMQRYTNSGQTMRAMLALLAITGQIGRPGAGWMYANLQTQIFSPVKDPLDFYPPEQPDGVVRVSVSTARLGPDMLAQNDPPLRMAWVERGNPIPQNPETHSVLKAFRALEFRVVVEEFLTDTAREADLVLPAKTLFEQTDVIGAYWHPYIQLRQKLIEPPGEVKPETEVYRLLAHRLGFPAEAIAAEIPGPADADIERWLAGRLAPFPGLTLERLREGPVPAPGTEEVAYADGRFATPSGRIELYSEEARTRWGLDPLPDHTEPAESPRRAGSERSRYPLQFLTPNTKNRIHSQFNNLNVIRQFGDRPQAWLNPADARVRGVADGDRVRIFNDRGELRIEARLDFSLRAGCVVVTNGWWLSQGGAVNLTSRARETDMGFGAAFHDNLVEVERA; this comes from the coding sequence ATGGCGATTTACACGACGGCGTGCCCGCGGAACTGCTACAGCACCTGCAGCCTAAGGGTGGAGGTGCTGGATGGGCGCATCCGCCGCATCGAGCCCCACCCCGGCAACCGGGCCACCGCTGACGGCGTCTGCCTCAAGGGGCTGAGCTACCTGGAGCGGGTGTACTCGCCGGACCGCATTCTGACGCCGCTGCGCCGCACCGCCACCGGCGCCTTCGTGCCCATCCCGTGGGACGACGCGCTGGATCTCATCACGGACAAGCTGCAGCGTCTCCACGATGACCCCGGCCCCCAGAGCGTCCTCTACTACACCGGCAGCGGCACCAAGGGCCTGCTCAACGGCGTCGGCATGAGCTTCTGGCGTCGCTGGGGCGGCTGCACCACCACCTACGGCGATCTGTGCTGGCCCGCTGGTCTCGAGGCGACGCGGCTCACCCTGGGCGAGGTGAAGCACAATGCGCCGTGGGACCTGGCCAACGCGCGCCTCATCGTCATGTGGGGGAAGAACACCGCCGAGACCAACGTCCACCAGATGGCCCATGTGGACGCGGCGCTGGTCGCCGGCGCGCGCCTCGTGGTCATCGACCCCCGCCGCACCGAGACCGCCGAGCGGGCCGAGCTGCTCATCCAGCCGCGCCCCGGCACCGACGGGGCCCTGGCCCTGGGGGTCGCCCACCTGCTCATCCGCAACGGCTGGATCGACCGCCCCTTCATCGACGCCCACGTGCTCGGCTTCGACGCCTTCGCCGAGCGGGCCGCCCTGTGGCCGCCCGAGCGTGCGGCCGCGACGGCCGAGGTGCCCGTGGCCGCCGTCCACCGCCTGGCGGAGCTCATGGGCACGGTCCGTCCCGTGACGGTGTCGCCGGGCTTCGGCATGCAGCGCTACACCAACAGCGGCCAGACCATGCGGGCCATGCTGGCGCTGCTGGCCATCACCGGCCAGATCGGCCGCCCCGGCGCCGGCTGGATGTACGCCAACCTGCAGACCCAGATCTTCAGCCCGGTGAAGGATCCGCTCGACTTCTATCCCCCCGAGCAGCCCGACGGCGTGGTGCGGGTGAGCGTATCCACAGCACGTCTGGGCCCGGACATGCTGGCCCAGAACGATCCGCCGCTCCGGATGGCCTGGGTGGAACGCGGCAATCCCATCCCCCAGAACCCCGAGACCCACTCGGTGCTGAAGGCGTTCCGGGCCCTGGAGTTCCGGGTGGTGGTGGAGGAGTTTCTCACCGACACCGCCCGCGAGGCCGACCTGGTGCTGCCGGCCAAGACGCTGTTCGAGCAAACCGACGTCATCGGCGCCTACTGGCATCCGTACATTCAGCTCCGCCAGAAGCTCATCGAACCGCCGGGCGAGGTGAAGCCGGAGACGGAAGTTTATCGCCTGCTCGCCCATCGCCTCGGCTTCCCCGCCGAGGCGATCGCGGCGGAGATCCCCGGCCCCGCCGACGCCGACATCGAGCGATGGCTGGCGGGGCGTCTGGCGCCCTTCCCGGGGCTGACCCTGGAACGGCTGCGCGAGGGGCCGGTGCCGGCGCCCGGCACCGAAGAGGTGGCCTATGCCGATGGCCGTTTCGCGACGCCGTCGGGGCGGATCGAGCTTTACTCCGAGGAGGCACGCACCCGCTGGGGGCTGGATCCGCTCCCCGACCACACCGAGCCGGCGGAGTCGCCCCGGCGCGCCGGATCCGAGCGGTCGCGCTATCCGCTCCAGTTCCTCACGCCCAACACCAAAAACCGAATTCACTCCCAGTTCAACAACCTGAACGTGATCCGTCAGTTCGGCGACCGGCCTCAGGCGTGGCTCAACCCCGCGGACGCCCGCGTCCGCGGCGTGGCCGACGGCGACCGGGTGCGCATCTTCAACGACCGCGGCGAGCTGCGGATCGAGGCCCGGCTCGACTTCAGCCTCCGTGCCGGCTGCGTGGTGGTGACCAACGGCTGGTGGCTGTCCCAGGGGGGCGCGGTGAATCTCACCTCCCGCGCCCGCGAGACAGACATGGGCTTCGGCGCCGCCTTCCACGACAACCTGGTGGAGGTGGAGCGGGCATGA
- a CDS encoding dimethyl sulfoxide reductase anchor subunit — protein MTEQRAFHVDLNRCTGCGACVIACGNENELPAGRAWRQVHTFNEARHPALPVVHLSLACNQCADPACLRHCPAAAYRKDPATGVVTIDEARCIGCTYCAWACPYDAPRYNPEKRLMEKCTFCAERLAEGREPACVACCPTGALQLDTLTPAGDPAAPGFTAAGLGPAIRFTLPRRKSPPELTAPPDPAAVAALYPGALRWPAAKITLRSEWPLALFTWTAVVLAALAAASAGDALAVPPLPFLAAGAAALLLSAFHLGRKARAWRAAANWRTSWLSREIVLFPLFLALAGAHLLRPDRPHLGWIAAVAGFAALIAIDRVYQVAMQVGPLNFLSDQALLTGFFLTGVLYRDPWLYVPAGGLKLALYAYRKLRRWDGFRLGSAAMSALRVAVGFGLPLPGLLMGGPAGSFLATVAVIAGEFIDRCEFYGELEVITPRRQLRLDLDAALANTEGSSRQDVKTQR, from the coding sequence ATGACGGAGCAGCGCGCCTTCCACGTAGACCTCAACCGCTGCACCGGCTGCGGCGCCTGCGTCATCGCCTGCGGCAACGAGAACGAGCTCCCGGCGGGCCGCGCCTGGCGGCAGGTGCACACCTTCAACGAGGCTCGCCACCCGGCGCTGCCGGTGGTGCACCTGTCGCTGGCGTGCAACCAGTGCGCCGACCCGGCCTGCCTGCGGCACTGCCCCGCGGCGGCCTACCGGAAGGATCCGGCCACCGGCGTGGTCACCATCGACGAGGCGCGCTGCATCGGCTGCACCTACTGCGCCTGGGCGTGCCCCTACGACGCGCCGCGTTACAACCCCGAGAAGCGCCTCATGGAGAAGTGCACCTTCTGCGCCGAGCGGCTGGCCGAAGGCCGGGAGCCGGCCTGCGTCGCCTGCTGTCCCACCGGCGCCCTGCAGCTGGACACCCTGACGCCCGCCGGCGACCCGGCTGCGCCCGGGTTCACCGCGGCCGGCCTGGGCCCGGCTATCCGCTTCACCCTGCCCCGCCGCAAATCGCCGCCCGAGCTCACCGCCCCGCCCGACCCGGCGGCGGTGGCCGCACTTTACCCGGGCGCGCTGCGCTGGCCCGCCGCGAAAATCACCCTGCGGAGCGAATGGCCGCTGGCGCTCTTCACCTGGACCGCCGTGGTGCTGGCGGCGCTTGCCGCCGCGTCGGCGGGCGACGCGCTGGCCGTGCCGCCGCTGCCGTTCCTGGCCGCCGGAGCGGCGGCCCTTCTCCTGAGTGCGTTCCACCTGGGACGCAAGGCGAGGGCCTGGCGGGCGGCGGCGAACTGGCGCACCTCGTGGCTGAGCCGCGAGATCGTCCTCTTCCCCCTGTTCCTGGCGCTGGCCGGCGCGCATCTCCTGCGGCCGGACCGGCCGCACCTCGGCTGGATCGCCGCCGTGGCGGGCTTCGCGGCGCTCATCGCCATCGACCGCGTCTACCAGGTGGCCATGCAGGTTGGGCCGCTGAATTTCTTGAGCGACCAGGCGCTGCTGACCGGGTTTTTCCTCACCGGCGTGCTGTACCGCGATCCGTGGCTCTATGTGCCCGCCGGAGGGCTGAAGCTGGCGCTGTACGCCTACCGGAAACTGCGACGGTGGGACGGATTCCGCCTCGGCTCGGCGGCGATGTCGGCGTTGCGTGTCGCCGTGGGCTTCGGGCTGCCGCTACCGGGGCTGTTGATGGGCGGCCCCGCAGGTTCGTTCCTCGCCACGGTGGCGGTGATCGCGGGGGAGTTCATCGACCGGTGCGAGTTCTACGGGGAGCTCGAGGTGATCACGCCGCGCCGCCAGCTCCGACTGGATCTCGACGCTGCGCTCGCAAACACCGAAGGTTCGTCTCGTCAAGACGTCAAGACGCAAAGATAA
- a CDS encoding MBL fold metallo-hydrolase, which yields MDRLPPFRSIALLIALSVAAVPLLRANAPGHPADNTVAPAALAVATYAGSEEQVRSVRALVRSLRERGGAYRDSVVHVVLTDPDRVPGDALRGAGVELVPLALEPAVLDYPLALKAFAAAEVERRVRGKAATLAWLDPGVLILQPPAALDLGNAVDATVRPVSLANTVGIPPGAPPDAYWAPIYAATHLDFRALPAVETVVDAVPVQPYYNCEVYALNPELGICEEWGRILAGLLNDPTYQQAACTTFLKRLFLHQAVLSAVLQSRVAPDRLRPLPLTAGYPFNQHAQLAPERRAASLDAIAAVIFDTAWQQKPDWLGTIPVSELLRTWLSDIYIEYLGLADGVYRIEGSCNAYLVTTADGSLLIDPAGADVAPEYFRRLLARHPLQAMLLTHAHEDHAANATRRRALEGLKAGTHNYIERIWLDYGIRTVKENGGE from the coding sequence ATGGACCGCCTGCCGCCATTCCGGAGCATCGCGCTGCTGATCGCACTGTCCGTGGCTGCCGTTCCCCTTCTGCGCGCAAACGCTCCGGGGCACCCGGCAGACAACACCGTAGCGCCGGCCGCACTGGCCGTCGCCACGTATGCCGGCTCCGAAGAGCAGGTCCGTTCGGTCCGGGCGCTGGTGCGCAGCCTCCGCGAGCGCGGCGGGGCGTATCGCGACAGCGTGGTGCATGTCGTCTTGACCGACCCGGACCGCGTCCCGGGTGACGCACTGCGGGGCGCCGGCGTGGAACTCGTGCCGCTGGCCCTGGAGCCGGCGGTGCTCGACTACCCCCTCGCCCTGAAGGCCTTCGCCGCGGCGGAGGTGGAACGGCGCGTCCGGGGAAAGGCGGCCACCCTCGCCTGGCTGGACCCCGGCGTGCTTATCCTGCAGCCTCCGGCGGCGCTGGACCTCGGCAACGCGGTCGATGCCACGGTACGGCCGGTGTCACTGGCGAACACCGTGGGCATCCCGCCGGGCGCACCACCGGACGCCTACTGGGCGCCCATTTACGCGGCCACCCACCTCGACTTCCGCGCGCTGCCGGCAGTCGAGACGGTGGTGGACGCGGTTCCGGTCCAGCCATACTACAACTGCGAAGTCTACGCCCTCAATCCAGAACTCGGGATCTGCGAAGAGTGGGGGCGAATATTAGCGGGTCTGTTGAACGACCCGACGTACCAGCAAGCTGCCTGCACCACTTTCCTCAAGCGGCTCTTCCTGCACCAGGCGGTGCTCAGCGCCGTGCTCCAGTCCCGGGTCGCCCCGGACCGCCTCCGGCCGCTCCCCCTGACCGCAGGTTACCCGTTCAACCAGCACGCGCAGCTCGCGCCCGAGCGGCGGGCGGCGTCTCTCGACGCCATTGCCGCAGTAATCTTTGACACCGCCTGGCAGCAGAAGCCGGACTGGCTGGGCACCATCCCTGTAAGCGAGCTGCTCCGCACGTGGCTGTCCGACATCTACATCGAGTACCTGGGGCTGGCCGACGGCGTCTACCGGATCGAGGGCTCATGCAACGCCTATCTCGTCACCACGGCGGACGGCAGCCTCCTCATCGACCCGGCGGGCGCGGACGTGGCACCGGAGTACTTCCGGAGACTCCTGGCGCGACATCCGCTTCAGGCGATGCTGCTCACCCACGCCCACGAGGATCATGCGGCTAACGCCACGCGCCGCCGGGCACTCGAGGGGTTGAAGGCGGGCACGCACAACTACATCGAGCGTATCTGGCTCGACTACGGCATCCGCACCGTAAAGGAGAACGGCGGTGAATGA